A window of the Sardina pilchardus chromosome 21, fSarPil1.1, whole genome shotgun sequence genome harbors these coding sequences:
- the LOC134068842 gene encoding galactose-specific lectin nattectin-like, with protein sequence MAILPVISLLYAMFALSMASEAVSDGPGDSEASPELTGVEKRAVCQNGWSRCGNRCFKFFNYKLTWSEAEGRCARHRGDLASIHNKNEAEFVGRLANKKWAWIGAGGSFEGHTWYWTDGSPFDYSNWAAWEPNNYGGNEHCGHTNFGSAGVWNDLACHDRLPFVCAK encoded by the exons ATGGCGATTTTGCCAgttatctctcttctctatgcCATGTTTGCTTTGAGCATGGCTTCAG AGGCCGTGTCTGATGGTCCAGGTGATTCTGAGGCGTCTCCAG AGCTGACCGGTGTGGAGAAACGTGCTGTGTGTCAGAATGGATGGAGCAGATGTGGAAATCGCTGCTTTAAGTTCTTCAATTACAAGCTTACTTGGTCTGAGGCAGAG GGACGATGCGCGCGTCACAGAGGTGATCTTGCATCCATCCACAACAAGAATGAGGCAGAATTTGTAGGGAGATTGGCAAATAAGAAGTGGGCGTGGATTGGGGCTGGGGGATCCTTTGAG GGTCACACATGGTACTGGACTGATGGCAGCCCATTTGACTACTCCAATTGGGCTGCATGGGAGCCTAATAACTACGGTGGAAACGAGCACTGCGGCCACACCAACTTCGGAA GTGCTGGTGTCTGGAATGATCTTGCCTGCCACGACCGTCTCCCTTTTGTGTGCGCCAAGTGA